One region of Deinococcus peraridilitoris DSM 19664 genomic DNA includes:
- a CDS encoding S8 family peptidase: MKRSAAPRASLCALTTFTALLSACGGGPSTATSPAKSSMSGTVALATASSTQAAGTSLATNEYIVKLKPSLTAQNVRSLEVDGQRLERVSSISTLNLGLYRAIQPSKTTPQTTAQQLSALAGVESATPNTRGQLFRTPNDTYYPYKWDAQMLNLPNAWNITTGASVTVAVVDSGIVSHPDLNSKLLPGYDFVSNLDNAGDGNGVDNDPTDPGVNTSYHGTHVAGIIGASTNNGAGVSGVSWGARIVPVRVGGKLGIDKWDMMYATYWAAGGHLDGLPDNPNPAKVINLSLGGTGACSSVEQDLFNTLAQAGVVVVAAAGNENVSASTVAPANCDNVITVGAVGPDGKRAPYSNYGARVDVMAPGGNPQLRLTYGGTTVPGNVLSTVKNGYDFMPGTSMAAPQVSGVAALLLGNEPGLTPTQVRARLKLTATPLSDAACGVISGCGAGLVNAAAVLGVSGSAPAPQPVAQGRTWVIAFYRTGTTYDGARSRVAQVPQVTLRNPFQLTELEAGTYSVVAWQDLDDDSQVDDGEPVGVYPTNVVADGRALNGINIQLTPYRMGAASVNDQQGANALLVAFLRNWNRGQVGEE, encoded by the coding sequence ATGAAGCGGTCTGCTGCCCCACGTGCGTCCCTCTGTGCCCTTACCACGTTCACCGCTCTGCTGTCCGCGTGCGGTGGCGGGCCGAGCACCGCGACCTCACCAGCAAAAAGCAGCATGTCCGGCACGGTCGCGCTTGCCACTGCCTCCAGCACTCAAGCCGCTGGCACCTCCCTCGCCACCAACGAGTACATCGTCAAGCTCAAGCCATCACTCACGGCACAGAACGTCCGCTCCCTCGAAGTGGACGGGCAGCGCCTTGAGCGCGTCAGCAGCATCTCCACCCTGAACCTGGGCCTGTACCGCGCGATACAACCATCGAAGACGACGCCCCAAACGACGGCTCAGCAGCTTTCCGCCCTCGCAGGCGTGGAGTCCGCGACGCCCAACACCCGCGGTCAGTTGTTCAGAACGCCGAACGACACGTACTACCCGTACAAGTGGGACGCACAGATGCTCAACCTGCCAAACGCCTGGAACATCACAACCGGTGCAAGCGTGACGGTCGCCGTGGTGGACAGCGGAATCGTGAGCCACCCGGACCTCAACAGCAAACTGCTGCCCGGGTACGACTTTGTGAGTAACCTGGACAACGCTGGGGACGGCAACGGCGTGGACAACGATCCGACGGACCCGGGCGTCAATACCAGCTACCACGGCACGCACGTTGCCGGCATCATCGGTGCTTCGACCAACAACGGTGCTGGCGTGTCCGGCGTGAGCTGGGGCGCGCGGATCGTTCCAGTGCGTGTTGGAGGAAAACTGGGCATCGACAAGTGGGACATGATGTACGCCACCTACTGGGCTGCCGGCGGACACCTGGACGGCCTTCCCGACAACCCAAACCCGGCCAAGGTCATCAACCTCAGCCTGGGCGGCACAGGTGCGTGCAGTTCGGTCGAGCAGGACTTGTTCAACACCCTCGCCCAAGCGGGTGTCGTTGTCGTCGCCGCAGCCGGGAACGAGAACGTCAGCGCCAGCACCGTCGCACCGGCCAATTGCGACAATGTCATCACGGTCGGTGCGGTCGGACCGGATGGGAAGCGTGCACCCTACTCCAACTACGGTGCCCGCGTCGATGTCATGGCCCCCGGCGGCAACCCCCAGTTGCGCCTGACGTACGGCGGGACCACCGTTCCAGGCAACGTGCTCAGCACCGTCAAAAACGGGTACGACTTCATGCCGGGAACATCCATGGCCGCGCCACAGGTCAGTGGGGTCGCCGCGCTACTCCTGGGCAACGAACCTGGCCTCACGCCAACGCAAGTTCGCGCCCGGCTCAAATTGACCGCCACCCCCTTGAGTGACGCGGCGTGCGGGGTCATCTCAGGTTGCGGCGCCGGGCTGGTCAACGCTGCTGCCGTCCTCGGGGTGAGTGGAAGTGCACCAGCTCCGCAGCCGGTGGCGCAGGGACGCACCTGGGTCATCGCGTTCTACCGGACAGGAACCACCTATGACGGCGCGCGCAGCCGCGTGGCTCAAGTGCCTCAGGTGACACTGCGCAACCCGTTCCAACTGACGGAACTGGAAGCGGGAACCTACTCGGTTGTCGCGTGGCAGGACCTTGACGACGACAGCCAGGTCGATGACGGTGAACCCGTCGGCGTGTACCCGACGAACGTGGTCGCGGACGGCCGGGCGCTGAACGGAATCAACATCCAGCTCACGCCATACCGGATGGGCGCGGCAAGTGTTAACGACCAGCAGGGCGCGAACGCCCTGCTGGTCGCGTTCTTGCGAAACTGGAACCGTGGCCAGGTAGGGGAGGAATAG